The following proteins are co-located in the Verrucomicrobiota bacterium genome:
- a CDS encoding alcohol dehydrogenase catalytic domain-containing protein yields the protein MKAAQIGTAGADFELVERDIPEPGPGQVRVKVEACGICHSDVLVKEGLWPGLQYPRVPGHEIAGHLDALGAGVTGWKEGDRVGVGWHGGHDFVCDECRRGDFAMCVNRKVTGIDYDGGYAEYTIAPAEALAAIPDGLPAAEAGPFMCAGVTVFNALRNSGARPGDVVAVQGIGGLGHLGVQYARKMGFKTIALGRGKDKEPLAQKLGAHVYIDSSAADTVAELQKLGGARVILATAPSAKAISDVVAGLGLSGNLLIPAVPNDPLTVGVMPLIAGRRQISGWYSGTARDSQDTLEFSALSDVHPMIQTFPLSRVADAYEQMHSGKARFRAVLLMES from the coding sequence ATGAAAGCGGCGCAAATCGGCACAGCAGGGGCCGATTTTGAGTTGGTTGAACGCGACATTCCCGAACCAGGGCCGGGGCAGGTGCGGGTCAAGGTAGAAGCCTGTGGGATCTGCCACAGCGACGTGCTGGTAAAGGAAGGACTCTGGCCGGGTCTGCAATACCCGCGTGTGCCGGGGCACGAGATTGCCGGCCACCTTGATGCTCTTGGAGCGGGAGTCACGGGCTGGAAAGAAGGCGATCGGGTTGGCGTAGGCTGGCACGGTGGCCATGATTTCGTGTGTGATGAGTGCCGACGCGGGGATTTCGCCATGTGCGTTAATCGCAAAGTGACGGGCATCGATTACGACGGTGGCTATGCCGAATACACGATCGCGCCGGCGGAAGCGCTGGCGGCGATTCCTGACGGTTTGCCGGCGGCGGAAGCCGGACCGTTCATGTGTGCAGGTGTAACGGTCTTCAATGCCTTGCGCAACTCCGGCGCGCGTCCCGGTGACGTCGTCGCAGTGCAGGGGATTGGCGGCCTCGGACATCTCGGGGTGCAATATGCGCGCAAAATGGGCTTCAAGACCATTGCGCTGGGGCGCGGCAAAGACAAAGAACCGCTCGCGCAAAAACTCGGCGCACACGTTTACATCGATTCGTCCGCCGCCGATACCGTGGCTGAACTGCAGAAGCTCGGCGGCGCGCGGGTGATTCTTGCGACCGCTCCGAGCGCGAAGGCGATCTCTGACGTCGTTGCTGGACTGGGTCTAAGCGGTAATCTCCTGATTCCGGCTGTGCCGAACGATCCGCTTACCGTGGGCGTGATGCCGTTGATAGCGGGCCGGCGGCAAATCTCGGGCTGGTATTCCGGTACGGCCCGCGACTCTCAGGACACATTGGAATTCAGTGCACTGAGCGACGTGCATCCGATGATCCAGACGTTTCCGCTTAGCCGCGTGGCGGACGCCTACGAACAAATGCACAGCGGCAAGGCGCGCTTTCGCGCTGTTCTACTGATGGAAAGTTGA
- a CDS encoding Uma2 family endonuclease, whose translation MRQLRPEDWPLIVWEIDGYSLEEAKEQAERLADRHVPVIIQGQPMSLSETVEVHKLTVREFHALEAFLDPDRRHELLDGRILIMPPPGNPHSFVAFLLLQWFLARQRPGLHPWPGGLRLNEVTEVWPDLTLLSRPPRSGPDNPLCSEATLVIEVSRTTLSYDVGDKLRACQQAGVPEYWVADVQGRRVLRHLAPDYRSETFAGSEMPLSPQAYPDVSIDVSALFAGS comes from the coding sequence ATGCGGCAGCTGCGGCCCGAAGATTGGCCGCTGATCGTTTGGGAAATCGACGGCTACAGCTTGGAGGAAGCGAAAGAGCAGGCCGAACGCTTGGCCGACCGGCACGTTCCGGTTATAATCCAAGGGCAGCCCATGAGCCTCTCCGAAACGGTCGAAGTCCACAAACTCACGGTTCGGGAGTTCCACGCCCTGGAAGCGTTCCTGGATCCGGACCGCCGCCACGAACTGCTCGACGGCCGGATCCTCATCATGCCCCCGCCCGGTAATCCCCACAGCTTCGTGGCGTTCTTGCTTTTGCAATGGTTTCTTGCCCGGCAACGCCCGGGGTTGCACCCCTGGCCCGGGGGGCTGCGGTTGAATGAGGTCACCGAGGTATGGCCCGACCTGACCCTGCTCTCCCGGCCGCCGCGTTCGGGCCCGGATAACCCGCTCTGCAGCGAGGCGACCCTGGTGATAGAGGTGTCGCGCACCACGCTCTCCTACGACGTGGGCGACAAGCTTCGGGCCTGTCAACAGGCCGGGGTGCCGGAATACTGGGTCGCGGACGTTCAGGGCCGCCGCGTGCTGCGGCACCTGGCGCCCGACTACCGGAGCGAAACCTTCGCCGGCAGCGAAATGCCGCTCTCGCCCCAAGCCTACCCCGACGTCTCGATCGACGTGAGCGCGCTTTTTGCCGGTTCGTGA
- a CDS encoding SDR family oxidoreductase: MSTTQKPAAIVTGASSGIGLGLTQALLGHGYGVVGTARSISRSKELQASGDLILIDGDISKKETAINVAQAAIGRFGRIDLLVNNAGIFLPKPFADYTEGDYRLVMDTNVASFFFMTQQVIPAMKNQGSGHVVNISAVVADQPSGRSPALLAVLSKSTMPAVSRALALEYVANNIRFNTVSPGIINTPMHAQDDPAVLAKFHPLGRMGEVSDIVDAVLYLQNATFVTGENLRVDGGVHAGR, translated from the coding sequence ATGAGCACCACACAAAAGCCGGCCGCCATCGTCACAGGCGCTTCCAGCGGCATTGGCCTCGGACTCACGCAAGCGCTTCTCGGCCACGGCTATGGCGTGGTCGGCACGGCTCGGTCGATCAGCCGGTCCAAGGAGCTCCAAGCCTCGGGCGACCTGATCCTCATCGACGGCGACATCAGTAAAAAGGAAACCGCCATCAACGTGGCTCAGGCGGCCATCGGCCGGTTTGGCCGCATCGACCTGCTGGTCAATAACGCCGGCATCTTCCTCCCCAAGCCGTTTGCCGACTACACCGAGGGTGACTACCGCCTGGTTATGGACACCAACGTGGCCAGCTTCTTCTTTATGACCCAGCAGGTGATCCCGGCGATGAAGAATCAGGGTTCGGGGCACGTGGTCAACATCTCAGCGGTAGTCGCGGACCAACCCAGCGGTCGCTCGCCGGCCCTCCTGGCCGTGCTGTCAAAGTCGACGATGCCCGCCGTGAGCAGGGCTTTGGCGCTAGAGTACGTCGCGAACAACATCCGGTTCAACACCGTGTCGCCCGGCATCATCAACACGCCCATGCACGCCCAGGATGATCCTGCGGTGCTGGCGAAATTTCATCCGCTCGGCCGTATGGGTGAGGTTTCTGACATCGTCGATGCAGTGCTGTATCTTCAGAACGCCACGTTCGTCACGGGCGAAAATCTGCGGGTGGATGGAGGGGTCCATGCCGGCCGGTAA